The Halobacteriovorax sp. HLS DNA segment AAGTAGGTCTTATTTGTTTGTAGTTGTTCACCTTTTACAAGCTTAAATTGTGTAAGCTTCCATTTGCCTTCTTGTAGTTGAACATCTACTTGAGCAATACCTCTTTTTTGAAGTCTTGCTTTGTCTGCTGTGTGTCCTCTTAGATCAAATCTAACAAGAATAGTTGCCTTGTTCATTTTTAAATCTTTGCCACGAGTGTCCGGAAGACTTATGTACTTATGTCCTACTAGTTCAGCAAATTCAATATTCTCGAAACTAGAAAGATATTTTTCCATACCTTTTAAAGTTTGTTTCTTGTCTGTAATTTTATTATTTGATTTTAGCTCTTTTAGAGAAATTCCTTCGAGATCTTTTGTACTACTAGTTTTAAGTCTTGAAAGATCATGACCGCCAAAAACATTGAGAGTCAGTTTTTCTATAAGATCAATATTCTTTGATTGTAATCCATTTTTAAGTGGAATTATGATGTCATTTTGAATACTAAGAAACTGCATCTCATCGCTCAAGCATTGCATTGTCATTCTTTTTTCATTGAATGGAAGAATGGCCTTCCCTCTAGCATCCTCAAGTGACTTATCTATCTTTGTATTAAGAGCATTCATCAAAGTGTCGGCAGACTTTTGATTATTTGGATTGGCCATACCTGCATTTGAGAGCAGACACATAGATGATAGTAATAAGCTAACTTTCGTTTTTGACATACGTACTTCCTGAGATTAATTTCACTATTGTTATTATTTAGAGTTTAACTCAGTGTTAAAAAATATACAATTTGAAGCAATAAAATACCCTAGTGATGCTGATAAGAATCAGTCATTTAGCGCACTTTTTTGAGAGGCAGAGTAAAAGTGTCGGGTATCATATTTAGCCAATAAATTAAGCCAGTTGTATCGACTTTCTTAAATCATGCTATGATTTAGTACATGGGCGTTGAAAATTATCTTATTCTAATATCTGTACTAATGCTTTCAATATTAGAGTTATATTTCTATAGATCAAAGCAAGAGAAGTTTTCTAAAGGTAAGAAAGAAGATATATCTTGGTATCTTATTCATACGATTGTCTCACCCTTTATAAATAGCAGTTTAGTTTTTCTAATTGGTAAGTATATCTCGTTTGGGCTTTCTCTACATGGAGTAGGGTTAGATTTGATTAGTTATGGAATCACTATTTCAGTCTTATCTCTTGTTATTTTCCAAGATTTTGTCTCCTATTGGTCTCATCGCTTTATGCATAGAGTAGACTCTTTATGGGGGATTCATAAAGTTCATCATACTACGACTGAGCTTAATGTTCTTTCTTCTTTCAGACACTCGATCTTTGAAAACATTGTGAATGTTACGATTGTAGGTTCACTTAGTGGTCTCATTATAGTGTCAGATTCAGTGAGAGGAGCAGTGGGAATCTTCTTCTCTTTATTATGCCTATTTCAGCATGGAAATATCTCAATAGTCTTTCCACGATGGTTTAGAGAAGTATTTATCACTCCAAGAAATCACTTTTGGCATCATTCAAAAGAGACATATTTTAAGGGAGGTCAGAACTTTGGCTTCTTGCTCTGCATATGGGATAAGGTCTTTGGAACTTATTATTTTCCAGATCACATCAACACCGAACTTGGTGTTGACGATGAGTCTGATATTCCAAAAGAGTTCTATAAGAAATTACTTTATCCTATTTTGAAGGAGTAGTATTAAGATTGCGCAACTTTCGTTTCTTTTTTAAATTTAAAAATTCCAAATATATCTTTCACAAAACCACGAACACACAAAAAGATCTGCCAAGATAGTGCAACAATGGTTATAACACCCATTCTGAAAAACTTAATTGGTGTACTAATCATTTCAGGGTCTCTTTCTGCTTTAGTTCCTGGACGAACGCCAAATACAATTGGAACTATTACATCAAATCTAAATACGGCCTTTAGAGATTGATAGAAATCAGTCCATGTCTCACTAGGGAGACCAACCATTATATCCGTCTTAACGATTAGGTTTGGATTCTTTTCTTTAATAGAGCTTACGCAGTCAGCAACTGCAACAGGGTCATATCTACGTCCACTATGATATACAAGGCGAGTACTTCCACTTTGAATCGGAACAGTAACACCAATTGTCTTATGATCCTTTAAGTATTTGTGAATATTCTCATGATAGAGAAGCCATCTAGGTTCAAGGTAGTTTAAGACTACTCTAAAGTCTTCTTTTCTTTCATAAAGAGGTGCCATTAAATCGGCTGGATTTTTATTTCTATCGAGACCCCAGGCTCCAATGTCTGTAGCAAGTAACCAGAAATTTTTGTAACCTTGTTCTAGACCTTTATTTAAAGTGTCAAGAACAGTTAGCTCTTCCTGACTATGTACGAAACCTCTAGATTGCTTTATCGAGCAAAAAGTACACCCTCCTGCACAGCCATGACCTACTTCAATAACATAGAACCCATCACTAAAGATCATCGTATCCAAGAAGTTTAATAGATAGCTATCTGTAATACCTAGTAGTCCGTATATAAATCGAACAGCTTTTCTAATGCCCCAAACGATTTTATGGGCAATACTAGAGTGACAATTTGTGATATCGTCGAAACGATTAGTAGTAATAGGTTTATAAGTCTTCTCATGATCAAGACCAAGTGAAGTAGATAACTTCTCCATCTCTACAGGTTTCATGTGAGTGATATTTTTATTTTGATTAGCATATGAGTCATCAATTTTTTCAGCTCTAATTGCTGAGTAGCAACCTGCGATGATAAGCTTCTTATCATCAGCAGCTCCATTCATTTGCGTCTTCATCATCTTTTCAATATATCTTTCACTTTGGTCTTCAAAGCCAGGTGTTACTGAGCATGTGTTTACAACAATTACATCAGCATCGTCAGCTTTGAAAACTCTCGTCATATCTTCTGATTTGAAGTAATCATCATAAACAGCACTTTCCCAAAGATTACTAGTGCATCCGGCCGCGGTAGAATAAATGTAATATTTTTTACTCACTAGAGAACTCCTAAGGTTTTCAAAAGACAAACGTCCTAAATATTTAGTTATTATACGGTAACTTCAAAAATTATAAAATAGTAAATGAATATTCGTTTAAAAGCAGTATGTTATAAATTATGAGGTTTTAACCTGTTTTGAAAAAACGCAACCTTCACAAGCCTTATTATTAGATTTCATTAGATTTGAGAATTTTTTATAGTCTTCATGAATGTAAAGCTTTTTGAGGTCATATCCCAGTTCTCTTATATTTGAGACTTTGAAGCTAATGTCACAAGGAGTGAGAGTTCCATCATAGTAAAGAGTTACATTGTTCTTGTATAGTTTACAATTCTTAGCACTCATTTTAGAAGGATCCTTAATATATTCAATTAAAGACGATTTACTAATAGATGGTTTAAAAATAATAGGTGTTTTTATTGATTTCTCAATATTAAAAATATCTTTTATCACTTCTATGACTTTACTTGGATTAGTAAACTTAAAGGTGTTTCCTGTTTGATACTTACTGCTTAGGAAGTCGTTTTCAAAAAGCCTGCCACCTCGTGCATTATTTTGAAACGGAAGATTTACAGTTATTATATCTGGTCTTACCTTGGAGTCGCAGTGTCGAATTAAGGGAATGATCTCTTCAATATTCTCATCAAGTAACATTGTCTTTACATTGATAATTAATTTCTTCTTCGCTCTTTTAGATTCACTTTTTAGTAAGGTGATAAATTCTTCGGTTCTTTCAAAGGCATTAGAGCTACCTCTCAATTCATTATGCTTCTTATTCATACCATCAAGTGAGATTAGTATATATTCGATACTACTATTAATAATAGTATCTATCATTGAGTCATTATATACAGTTCCATTTGTAGTAACAGAGCACTTAAATCCCATCTGCTTAAGTAGGATTAAGAACTCTTTGAAATTTTTGGCCATAAATGGTTCTGCACCAGTTATATCTATAATTGTTGTTCTTGGTATTGATATGAGTATCTTTTTCCACTCATCAATTGAAAGAAGATCTGGTTCTTCTTGATTCAAACCCTCTTTGAGGTAACAGAAAGGACAGCTCAGATTACACTTACTTGTAATTCGTATATGTAATACGAAAGGAGATTGAGCTAGGAGCCTTGAGAGCGACGGAACTATTAAGCTATAAAGGTGATTCAAGCAGTAGAAGATTTTGTTAATCATCTTTGCTTTGAATTTTCTAAGTATCATTGCATAATGGTAACTTGTTAATAAATCTATTTCAATAGGCCCAGATTAGGTAAATGATGACTGTACTGCCACGCTTTAAATATTTTGTATCATTACGCTCCCTAATTAGAGATTTAATGAGTCTATCTATAGCTAATATGAATGATAGAGCTGAAGTTAAGAAGTTTGAAGCTGAGCTGTGCTCATATTTCAATAGAAGTCACTGTATGACAGCTTCAAGTTATCGAATGTGTGTTTATTACTATCTTAAAAGTTTAAAACTAAGACCAGGGGATGAAGTTCTTCTTGGTCCTATTACAATTGCTGATCTGATCAACGTTATCCTGATCTTGGATCTTAAGCCAGTTTTTGTAGATATTGATCCACAAACTCATAATATTTGCTTAGATTCGTTGAAGAGCTCTAAATCTAAAAAGTCTAAAGTGTTAATTATGACCTATTTATCTGGCATGGTTGGTGAGACGAGTGAGGTTCTTAAGTTATGCAAAGAGAATGAGATTAAAGTTATTGAAGATATCTCACAGGCATATGGTTCAAGACTTTGCGAAGATAAAGATCCTTATGATGGAGATATTCAGATCGGCTCGCTTAGCTCTGGAAAACTAATTTCAACCTACACGGGAGGTTTTGCATTAACTAACGACAAGTTGGTGCTTGATCTAATAAATAATGAAATAAAAGAAGAAATATCTCCCCCAAAAATTAGATTCTTAAGTGAAGTCCTTACAAATATTAAAATTAATATCGCAACATCAAAAACCATATTTCCCTTTGTATATTTATTATTTTCTTTCCTATGGAAGTTTAGTCCTAACTCAATGAAGAAACTTACGAATACCAAGTTTCATACAAGGTCGGAGAAATATGATGTATTCTTTGACGATTTTCCGATTCGTAGAAAAGAGATTCCGATGGGGTGGAAAACCTTTATGTGCTCATGGCAAGCTAGGGTAGGGATGAGGTATTTATCGGAAATATCGAAAAGAAACAAAAGAAGACAAGAATTAGGAAGTATTTTTTACTCTTCACTAGCTGAAGAAGTTAAGAGTCGTATTCCTAGACTTGCTTTAAAAGAGGGATTTAATTTTTATCATATACCTTTCTCCTTAAAGGGCGATAAGAGTAGTGAGTTAATAGAGTTATTTAATATAGGTGTTGACTCTGAGGGGTATGGGTTAAATTTTTGTAGTGAAGAGAAAGCCTTTGATGAATACTGCAAGAAACTTAAAGGGGCGACTCATGTAAAAAAACACTCTGTTTTTCTTCCTTTACATGAAAGCTATAGTAAAAAGAGTATGCTAATTATCGCTGAGCGACTCAATAGACTTTTTTCTGAGGAAGTAGAAAATGTTTAAAAAGTTAAAAAATAAAATAATGAATCCATTATTTTTCTTTTTAAATGAAACTTATAGCTCTCTATCTGAACTATTTAGTTTCATCATTCCTCAAACGCCATTAGTTCTAAAAGTCCGAATTACTAGTAAGTGTAATTTAAGTTGTCCATTTTGTTACTTAAAGATCGGTTTGAATCAAAAAGAAGATGGGCACTTGACTCTTGAAGAGTGGGAAAAAATCTTAACAAATCTTCCTAAAAGAACCGTTGTAGATATCACAGGAGCTGAACCTGTTGCTTATCACAATTTAATACCGTTTATTGAATTACTAAACCGATTGAAGTTTAAATACTCCATAACAACCAATGGAACTCTTTATAATGATGCAACGGCCGACTCCCTGGTTAAAAATAATTTGTCGGTACTAATGGTTTCCCTCGATGGAATGAAGGACACACACAATAGATTAAGAGGTAGTGATAAGGCATTTGATAGAACTATTGAATTTATTCGTAGGATTGAGGCTGCAAAGAAGAAATTTAATTCTAAATATCCCGTAATAAGTATTAAGGCCACGGTTCTAGATGAGAACTATAGTGAACTTAATGATCTTGTTGACTTCTGCAATGAGAACTTTGAGCTAGATGTGTTTGGATTAACTCTACTTTTCCAGAATAGGGCCAGAGGTGGAATGGAATTAGTTGATGAGTTTGGTGCAAGTGAATTTTCTTCAGGAAATACTGCAGTATTTAAAGAGAGAGAAAAAGTTATTAAGTCTCTAGAGCAAATAATTAAAAGAAGGTCTAGTCTTCCTTTTCCTGTAGTTATTAAACCTCGTATGAGTATAAAAAGTGTGTATAAATATATTAATGATCCCTCGTCGATGGATGTTAAGTCCTGTCCTCAATATAAGAATAATCTAACTTTATATTATAATGGTGAAATCTCTCCGTGTGATATTGGACTTAATATTGGCAATATTCGCGAATTAAATTATCGCTTCCCTGAAGTATATAAGGGCCCAAGGTTTTTAAAATTTAAGTCTCTCATGAGTAAGTCTCATAAGTCCTGTCAGGGGTGCTGTGCCGGTAAGCATTCTTGAATTATTTTGTTTTAAATAAGATCTGTAGCATTTCTTGTATTTGAATTAAAAGATGTTCAAATGACTTTATTCTAAAAAAACTTTTAAATAAATACTTTGGATTAAAGTAAAAAGACCTTACGGCTAGATTTCTAAGTTGATATATTTCATCTCCAGTTAAGACACCATTACTAAGAACCTTGTTATATCCGAAAGAGTCGAAGTGCTTTTCTTGTCCCTCTTTAATTCTTCCATCTTTTTGGGCCTCAGACCTTAAAGATGAACCGGCCAAAGGTGCAGCTATATTGAATGATGCGTAGTCGATATTAAGGCCTTTGGACATTGAGATTGTTTTTAAGATGTCCTCTTTCGTTTCGTTAGGAAGGCCAATCATAAAGTCTCCACATATATCAATACCAAGCTTTTTTGCATGGGAGAGAAGTGCATAAAATCGATCTTCTTTCATATGTCTGCCATACTTTTTTAAACTTTTAAAATTATGCGACTCAATTCCAATTATTAATGTATGGCAACCTGATTGTTTCATTAACTCTAGTAGTTCAGGATCGTATTGATTTGGATGAAAATAAGTACTCCAAGTGAACTTAACTTTTCTGCTGATCATCTCTTTTAGTAATGAAATGGTATTTTCTCTTGGAAGTCCGAAAGACCTATCTCCCATATAAATTTCTTTTAAACCTAACGCCTTAATATGCTCTAGTTCTTCTATTACGTCTGTATAGTGTCGATAAATGTTTGGAAACTTTGCTACAACACAATAGCTACAAGAATAGGGACAGCCCCATGCTGTAAAAACGGTTGTATATTTAAACCTAGTTGAAAAAGGCCATCTGTATTCTTTGAGAAGAAAGTTAGAATGGTGTGGCATCTTAATTTTTACAGGAATAGGTTTTTTTAGATCAGTTCTTGTATAGGTATTCTCACTTACAAAGCCCTTTCCATCTTCCCAGTGATTAATATCACTGATTAGAAACTGCTCGATACTTATCTCGAGTGGATTAGATAGTACACCATTTGAATAGGGACGTATTTGCTCTACGGCCTTAGGGTCTATGAAAGCATCGCCAAAAACAAAGAGGGGCATATCTGGATAAGTTGATCTAATCACTTTTACAAAATTGAAATCTTCTGCCCAGTTTGTATCAGCAAGGGCAATAATGAAGAAACTTTTTTCCTTTTTTTCAATTTTTTTTAAAACTTTTTCTTGTGAAATATTTTTAGCAATAGCATCTATAAGTGTGAAATTCTCTCTTGAGAAATGTGAGGATAAAAGTAGGAAATCATAGGGTTGGTAAAGGTAATTTCCTTTAGATTCTGTTGCGCAATCAAAATTACGAATTAATTTACGACCTTTCATAGAGGGGGGATTGATGAAAAGAGCGTGCATAATATTTCCTTAAAAAAGTACTTTTAAAAAGCGCAAAAAATAATTGACACTTTTGGTACACAGTAAAAATAAATAGGAAGAATTAAGGCCCAAATTTCTAGTTACTTATGCTTGCTGAGCACAATCATAGTGAAATATCCTTTATTTATGTTAGCCTTAATATTGTATTTAATTTTAACATAGAAAAGAGGTCCGTTGTGAACAGAAGTAACATTCCATTCAAATTATTGTTAATCTTATGTGTTTCAGTGTCTTGTATAAATAAGGAAGGAAACACACCGTCTAATGTATCAAATGATAAAGAGGTTCTAAATCATGAGATGGATAAGTACTTTGTTTCTGAATCTAAGGCAAGTGAGTTACTAAATAAGCTTATCAAACAAGCTGATCATAAAAGACCAGACCTAAGTACGATTGCCGACTTTAATGGTGGAACGGCTAAAGAAGAAAATCCAAATCCTCATGGACCATGTTGGGCCGATGAAGTTCAGTTTGATGAAATGCAAGTCAAAGTTTTAAATAAGTGGAGAAACTCTTGGCAGGCTCAGGACCTTACTCAGTTTAATAAATTATTAACTAGCTCGTCAATCAAAGTTGATTTTCCAAAAAAACTAAAAAGTCCTTCTAGAAATATTAGTAGTACGATTTCCCAATATGAGTGGAAGGGAACTGAAACAGGATCTTTTAAAGAATATCTTTCTAATTTTGAAAAAATTGAAGATTTTGAATTAGTAACAATGAAAGTAAGTTCTCCTCGTTCTATGAGAGATGATTCTCTAAACATTGTAAAGGCCCAATTGCAAGTACACTTTGATTTAAGAGGAATAACTAAAGATGGTAAAAGAAGACACGATAGAGGCCCAATAGCTGTAAATATTGAAAACCTTGATGGTCAATGGAAGATCTCTCAAATTCAAAACTGGGGAGTGGAGTCGTTAATAGCAAGTAAGTCAACTTTTAGTGATGTTACTTCAATTTCTAAAGTCGACAAGATCCCACAGTATCAGCGTTTAGAGGCCATTAGAAGAGGTGGTTATGCAATTGCAGTAGGTGATTATAATAATGATGGTATTAATGACATGTTTGTAGGGGCCCATGGTCCTGGGAAGTTACTTGTTGGGAAAAAAGATGGATCTTACTCTGAGGTAAAAGATAGTGGTCTACAGAATGATACTTTAGTTAAGACAGCTATTTTTGCTGACTTTGATAATGATAAGAAAACAGACTTACTTCTTGTTAGATTTTCTGGATACACTAGAGAAGAAGATGAGAAATTAAGAAGTGATATTATTCTATATAAGAATTTAGACGGTGCTAAGTTCAAAAGAGTCGGAAAAATCTTAGGTGATACTGTTTTAAATGAAACTGCTATGCCAGCTTCTGTCGCTGATTTTAATAATGATGGTTTACTTGACTTTTATGTTGGTTATCCAGGAAATAAAGATTTTACTGTTGTTGGTAAGATTGTTGGAAGAGAAAATATTAAGGAACAAGGTGTATATATTAACCAGGGTGACTTTAACTTCTTAACTAAAGAGAAGATGGTTGATTATAATAATCGTAAATTTGATAAAGTCACAAGACATCAACAGATCTTTCCACACTCGTCTGTTGCATTTGACTTTGACCAAGACGGTGATGTTGATATTGTTGTTATTGATGATAGAGGTAATATTTCTCCTGCTTATCAAAATGATGGGAAAGGTAACTTTATACAAGCATCAAGACATATTGGTGTCATGAATAAAGGTTTTGGAATGGGCCTAGCTGCAACAGATATCAATAATGATGGAAGAATTGATATGGTGTTAACAAATGTTAATTTTAATGCAAAGTATAGATTCGATAATTCATGTAGAACAAATTGGGATGATGAATTCTTTGGATCTTTTGATCATGGTTTAAAATTATATATTGGTCTGCAAAAAGGTGTTTTTTCGGAAGCAACAGGGCAAATGGGACTTTCATTTGCTGGAGAGGGACTCGCTGGAGTTGAGTTTATTGACTATAATAATGATGGTCACCAAGACTTATATGTAGCCAATGGTCTTTGGAGTGGTACTGATAGAGATGAAGACTTAACAAATATTTTTACAAGATCTCATATGGCAACAGAAGAAAGAGTTATCAGATCTCATAGAGGTGCTAGGCCACAGTCTGAGGTTATGGATGTACTTTCTGGATTTAATGGAAGTATTGTAGGTAAGGATAAGAAATCAAGATTATCATTAGCAGGATTTCAAAGAAATCGTTTATTCAGAAATAATGGGGATGGAACATTTGTTGAAGTTGGATATCTTGAGGGTGTAGACTCTATCGCAGACGGATATGTAATTGCTAAGTCGGATATTGATAACGATGGTGATGTCGATTTAGTTCTTAGAAATGGAGACCCTGGAACTCAGGATATTTATTTTCAACCTGTTCAGGTCTATAAGAATGAAAACGGTGGAAACTCTCTTAGAATCAAGTTAACTGGAAAGAAATCTAATAGAGATGCTGTTGGAGCAGAAGTTGTTGTAAGAACAAGAGATACAATGCAGACACAACAATTAATTGCTAATAATGGAACCGCCCAGTCTGAATCTATTCTTCACTTTGGTCTTGGTGATGTTAAACTAGCTCAAGAAGTTAAGATTAAATGGCCTAGTGGAGATACTACAATACTTAGAAATGTAAAATCTGGTACACTAAATATTGAAGAAGGAACAAAAGGCGATACTACTGTTACCGGCTTCTAATTGAATTGGCCTGTTAATGATCTTAACAGGCCCCTTATAGAGGAACATTATTGTATTTAAATCTAAAAAAAATATTTTATACATTCTTTCTTGTTCTTGCTGTATTTATATTTTCTCTTCAGGGAGACTTTTATGAAGATGGTAATTACATTCTTTATGCAATTTCATTTATAGAAGATTTTGATCTCAATATAATAAATCAAGTTACACCTGATTTCCAGTGGATGGCTACTGAACAATTTTCTCATCCAACTCATCATTCAATTATACAAACACCTACTCTTATTTTACTCTATCCTTTAGAGAGGATATTACTAATTCTTTTTTCTGTTGATGGAATCACATCATTCTATATATCTTCTGTCTTAATGAGT contains these protein-coding regions:
- a CDS encoding radical SAM protein; the encoded protein is MILRKFKAKMINKIFYCLNHLYSLIVPSLSRLLAQSPFVLHIRITSKCNLSCPFCYLKEGLNQEEPDLLSIDEWKKILISIPRTTIIDITGAEPFMAKNFKEFLILLKQMGFKCSVTTNGTVYNDSMIDTIINSSIEYILISLDGMNKKHNELRGSSNAFERTEEFITLLKSESKRAKKKLIINVKTMLLDENIEEIIPLIRHCDSKVRPDIITVNLPFQNNARGGRLFENDFLSSKYQTGNTFKFTNPSKVIEVIKDIFNIEKSIKTPIIFKPSISKSSLIEYIKDPSKMSAKNCKLYKNNVTLYYDGTLTPCDISFKVSNIRELGYDLKKLYIHEDYKKFSNLMKSNNKACEGCVFSKQVKTS
- a CDS encoding radical SAM protein, whose translation is MSKKYYIYSTAAGCTSNLWESAVYDDYFKSEDMTRVFKADDADVIVVNTCSVTPGFEDQSERYIEKMMKTQMNGAADDKKLIIAGCYSAIRAEKIDDSYANQNKNITHMKPVEMEKLSTSLGLDHEKTYKPITTNRFDDITNCHSSIAHKIVWGIRKAVRFIYGLLGITDSYLLNFLDTMIFSDGFYVIEVGHGCAGGCTFCSIKQSRGFVHSQEELTVLDTLNKGLEQGYKNFWLLATDIGAWGLDRNKNPADLMAPLYERKEDFRVVLNYLEPRWLLYHENIHKYLKDHKTIGVTVPIQSGSTRLVYHSGRRYDPVAVADCVSSIKEKNPNLIVKTDIMVGLPSETWTDFYQSLKAVFRFDVIVPIVFGVRPGTKAERDPEMISTPIKFFRMGVITIVALSWQIFLCVRGFVKDIFGIFKFKKETKVAQS
- a CDS encoding CRTAC1 family protein — protein: MNRSNIPFKLLLILCVSVSCINKEGNTPSNVSNDKEVLNHEMDKYFVSESKASELLNKLIKQADHKRPDLSTIADFNGGTAKEENPNPHGPCWADEVQFDEMQVKVLNKWRNSWQAQDLTQFNKLLTSSSIKVDFPKKLKSPSRNISSTISQYEWKGTETGSFKEYLSNFEKIEDFELVTMKVSSPRSMRDDSLNIVKAQLQVHFDLRGITKDGKRRHDRGPIAVNIENLDGQWKISQIQNWGVESLIASKSTFSDVTSISKVDKIPQYQRLEAIRRGGYAIAVGDYNNDGINDMFVGAHGPGKLLVGKKDGSYSEVKDSGLQNDTLVKTAIFADFDNDKKTDLLLVRFSGYTREEDEKLRSDIILYKNLDGAKFKRVGKILGDTVLNETAMPASVADFNNDGLLDFYVGYPGNKDFTVVGKIVGRENIKEQGVYINQGDFNFLTKEKMVDYNNRKFDKVTRHQQIFPHSSVAFDFDQDGDVDIVVIDDRGNISPAYQNDGKGNFIQASRHIGVMNKGFGMGLAATDINNDGRIDMVLTNVNFNAKYRFDNSCRTNWDDEFFGSFDHGLKLYIGLQKGVFSEATGQMGLSFAGEGLAGVEFIDYNNDGHQDLYVANGLWSGTDRDEDLTNIFTRSHMATEERVIRSHRGARPQSEVMDVLSGFNGSIVGKDKKSRLSLAGFQRNRLFRNNGDGTFVEVGYLEGVDSIADGYVIAKSDIDNDGDVDLVLRNGDPGTQDIYFQPVQVYKNENGGNSLRIKLTGKKSNRDAVGAEVVVRTRDTMQTQQLIANNGTAQSESILHFGLGDVKLAQEVKIKWPSGDTTILRNVKSGTLNIEEGTKGDTTVTGF
- a CDS encoding sterol desaturase family protein, whose translation is MLSILELYFYRSKQEKFSKGKKEDISWYLIHTIVSPFINSSLVFLIGKYISFGLSLHGVGLDLISYGITISVLSLVIFQDFVSYWSHRFMHRVDSLWGIHKVHHTTTELNVLSSFRHSIFENIVNVTIVGSLSGLIIVSDSVRGAVGIFFSLLCLFQHGNISIVFPRWFREVFITPRNHFWHHSKETYFKGGQNFGFLLCIWDKVFGTYYFPDHINTELGVDDESDIPKEFYKKLLYPILKE
- a CDS encoding radical SAM protein, encoding MHALFINPPSMKGRKLIRNFDCATESKGNYLYQPYDFLLLSSHFSRENFTLIDAIAKNISQEKVLKKIEKKEKSFFIIALADTNWAEDFNFVKVIRSTYPDMPLFVFGDAFIDPKAVEQIRPYSNGVLSNPLEISIEQFLISDINHWEDGKGFVSENTYTRTDLKKPIPVKIKMPHHSNFLLKEYRWPFSTRFKYTTVFTAWGCPYSCSYCVVAKFPNIYRHYTDVIEELEHIKALGLKEIYMGDRSFGLPRENTISLLKEMISRKVKFTWSTYFHPNQYDPELLELMKQSGCHTLIIGIESHNFKSLKKYGRHMKEDRFYALLSHAKKLGIDICGDFMIGLPNETKEDILKTISMSKGLNIDYASFNIAAPLAGSSLRSEAQKDGRIKEGQEKHFDSFGYNKVLSNGVLTGDEIYQLRNLAVRSFYFNPKYLFKSFFRIKSFEHLLIQIQEMLQILFKTK
- a CDS encoding radical SAM protein — protein: MFKKLKNKIMNPLFFFLNETYSSLSELFSFIIPQTPLVLKVRITSKCNLSCPFCYLKIGLNQKEDGHLTLEEWEKILTNLPKRTVVDITGAEPVAYHNLIPFIELLNRLKFKYSITTNGTLYNDATADSLVKNNLSVLMVSLDGMKDTHNRLRGSDKAFDRTIEFIRRIEAAKKKFNSKYPVISIKATVLDENYSELNDLVDFCNENFELDVFGLTLLFQNRARGGMELVDEFGASEFSSGNTAVFKEREKVIKSLEQIIKRRSSLPFPVVIKPRMSIKSVYKYINDPSSMDVKSCPQYKNNLTLYYNGEISPCDIGLNIGNIRELNYRFPEVYKGPRFLKFKSLMSKSHKSCQGCCAGKHS
- a CDS encoding DegT/DnrJ/EryC1/StrS family aminotransferase; this encodes MMTVLPRFKYFVSLRSLIRDLMSLSIANMNDRAEVKKFEAELCSYFNRSHCMTASSYRMCVYYYLKSLKLRPGDEVLLGPITIADLINVILILDLKPVFVDIDPQTHNICLDSLKSSKSKKSKVLIMTYLSGMVGETSEVLKLCKENEIKVIEDISQAYGSRLCEDKDPYDGDIQIGSLSSGKLISTYTGGFALTNDKLVLDLINNEIKEEISPPKIRFLSEVLTNIKINIATSKTIFPFVYLLFSFLWKFSPNSMKKLTNTKFHTRSEKYDVFFDDFPIRRKEIPMGWKTFMCSWQARVGMRYLSEISKRNKRRQELGSIFYSSLAEEVKSRIPRLALKEGFNFYHIPFSLKGDKSSELIELFNIGVDSEGYGLNFCSEEKAFDEYCKKLKGATHVKKHSVFLPLHESYSKKSMLIIAERLNRLFSEEVENV